CAACAATTATCACGTCGTACTTTCCTTCGGCCATTACGTTCTCCTCAATATGCTATGTCGTTAGTTTATCCGGGATAGATTTCTCGCTGCGCTCGAAATGACAGTTGATTGGGTTTGTCATCCCGAGCAAAGCGAGGGATCTCACCCTTCGCTCAGCCTATAAAACATTTCCGCTAGTTTGAACAGGCCGAAACAGGCGAACCCTATTGCCTGTTGCCTACTGCCTGTTGCCTTCCGCTACGCCTGCGCGCCAAGCCCCTGATGCAGCCGCTTGGTGAATTCTTGGAGAATCAAAGTCGCCGTCGCGCGCAAAACCATGTCGCCAAGAATCCCCAGGCGCCCTTTGATCTGCACATCCGCTTTGTAATCCATCTGCGAAGTCGAATCGGTCACCCGGCGCAAATCGACCGTCATATCGGCGTTCACCGTACTCTTGGTCACGGTATCGGTGCCTTCGGTCTTCACCACCATTTGCACCGGCGGCTTGCTCTCGACGATCGTCGAACGAAAGTTAAACTTCCCCGAGATCGGCCCCACCGACGCCGAGATCACCCCGTCGAAACGCGTCGAATCAATCTGCGTCACCGAGTCGATGCCCGGCAAGCAGGTCGAAAATTTATTGATATCGATCAAAAACTCCCAGGCCTTTTCGATTGGGGCATTCAAATCGATGGTACCATCAAGAATCATTGTGCGGCTTCTCCCATTAGAAATTCAGGCGCGATCTTATGTGACAAAAAATCGCGTGACAAGTCCTGGACAAACTATTACGGTTCAAGCCCGTGCTTATTCCCGAGTTAATCCGAGTTCCGCCCACATCCAAGTGAAATCATAGGCGACCTCTCCTGAACGGCGCTGGCGTTCTGAGTAGCTTTCGAAATCTTTTAGCAATGCGATCAACTTGGGGCGTACGGTTTTCAACTTGGCGGCATGACGGGGCGTACGGTTGCCAAGGGCCGGCACCGGCTCGTCGAGCCACTTGCCATAGTGATCTTGGTAGAACTCACCGAGGAGCCGCTGTTGTTCTGCAGACGGAATCTCTGGCTCTTTTGTTCTGTTCCGTGGCGGCGCGTGTTTGAGCGCTTGCTCGATGTCTTCGTAACTGATGGCGCGGAAACGCACGGCGGCGCCGCACAGGACCGACAACTCATCGCGGGCCTTTTCGGCGCGCGAGCGCGACATGGTTTCGAATACGACGCGCTTATCCTCAATGACAATGACGCCAAGGCTGCGCTGCCCAGCGCCAGCCGGCTCCAGCCAGACGTAGCTACCGTCATCCTGAGCGACAAAATCTTCGCGCACCGCCAACGCACCCAACAATGCATCGCGGTCGAGCAGATCGAACACCACCTTGGCGAAGATCATCGGCTCGCCGTCGCTGGTCATAATCTTAGGCCGCGGCGGCAACGCGACTCGCTCCAACCACCACTGATGCAACGACGGCGTCACCCAGCGAAAGAAGTCAGAAAGGCTTTTCTCGCCATATCGGCGGGTGAATTCCCGATGGTCGCGCCGCAAGTCACTTAGAAGCTCATCCTTGATCGACGCTGGAAATAGATGGGTCAAAGTTTCGAACACCACGGCACCGTCACCTGACAAGCCGATCCGTCCGACAACCAAATCCCACGCTACCACTTGCCGGGTGGCAGATCGCTCGCGCACATACAGGCGCCGATCATCCCACAAGTCGCGCAGTTCGAATCCCTGGTCAATCTTTACTTCGAGAACTTCGTACAACCGGGAATGGCTGCCGAGCATGCCTTCGAGATAATTAAGCTCGCCGCTGGAAAATCTCTTGGCCTCGCGTTCGAGAAATAGATCGAGCAACGTCAGACCATCGCTAAGTTCGAAATCGTAAGCAAACCAACTGTTGTACGCGATATTCACCGATTCCGATTTCATCACCGCATCGAGTTGCTCGTCCGGCTCATCCAGTATCCATTCGCCCCAAAACAGTTCGAGAGCTTCCTTGTGCTCTTCATTGAACTCAGCGCGAGCGGCGAAGCGCACCAGCTTCGCCAGGGCGCTATCGCGCTCCTCACGGCGATAGGATGGCGCCACTGTAAGGCTCTTGTTGAAACAGCATTTCTTGAACTTGAGGCCACTGCCGCAAGGACAAGGATCGTTTCGGCCAACCGCACTCACTGTAAATCCTCCTATTGCAGCTGAGAGCTTGGAGCTGCGAATTTAGAATCGCCAGGCTCTAACCGCTATTTTCCCGGATAATCCGCCGCCGGTGCTTTGCCGACCGCCACCGCGCACGCCGCCTTGGCCAACGCCACCGGGCTTGGCCGATCGGCCGCGCTGTCGCTCACGTAGGCCCATTTCACCTTGCCGGAGGGATCGACGACGTAGGTCACCGGCGCGGCTATGGTACCGGCCCAATGACCTTGGTTCTCCGTGCCGCAGGCGCGGATCAAAGTCGCGTCGGGATCCGAGAGCAGACGCAGCGGATAAGGATCGAGTGGAATATGCGGCCGGTCTTCTTGGCAGTCGCGCGTCACTCGTTCGAGAAGTTTCTTACCTTCCTCCGGCGGTTCGACACTGATGCCGAGGATCTGCACATTTCCAGCTAAATATTTTTCCCATTCGTAAACAAAGGCCGTCACCTGGGCCCGGCACCAGGGTCACCAGCGGCCGCGGTAGAAAAAGATCACCGTCGCCGGCGCACTTTTAAAAACCGCGGGAAAGTCGACGGTACCGCCGTCGATGTCTTTGATCGATGCGGATGGGAATGGATCGCCGACCGATAATTTTGCCATGAGACTTTTCCTTTTGTTGCGATCTATTGAGGTTTATTCCCTGTG
This window of the Deltaproteobacteria bacterium genome carries:
- a CDS encoding redoxin domain-containing protein — translated: MTAFVYEWEKYLAGNVQILGISVEPPEEGKKLLERVTRDCQEDRPHIPLDPYPLRLLSDPDATLIRACGTENQGHWAGTIAAPVTYVVDPSGKVKWAYVSDSAADRPSPVALAKAACAVAVGKAPAADYPGK
- a CDS encoding SEC-C domain-containing protein — protein: MRSSKLSAAIGGFTVSAVGRNDPCPCGSGLKFKKCCFNKSLTVAPSYRREERDSALAKLVRFAARAEFNEEHKEALELFWGEWILDEPDEQLDAVMKSESVNIAYNSWFAYDFELSDGLTLLDLFLEREAKRFSSGELNYLEGMLGSHSRLYEVLEVKIDQGFELRDLWDDRRLYVRERSATRQVVAWDLVVGRIGLSGDGAVVFETLTHLFPASIKDELLSDLRRDHREFTRRYGEKSLSDFFRWVTPSLHQWWLERVALPPRPKIMTSDGEPMIFAKVVFDLLDRDALLGALAVREDFVAQDDGSYVWLEPAGAGQRSLGVIVIEDKRVVFETMSRSRAEKARDELSVLCGAAVRFRAISYEDIEQALKHAPPRNRTKEPEIPSAEQQRLLGEFYQDHYGKWLDEPVPALGNRTPRHAAKLKTVRPKLIALLKDFESYSERQRRSGEVAYDFTWMWAELGLTRE